In Rhodanobacter humi, the following are encoded in one genomic region:
- a CDS encoding DUF3619 family protein, with product MNTSDRQFEQRARELYHEAARRIDPATAGRLRAARREALAATQQAHPPHHLARWLVPSGACAAIALAALLVWPSAPRPVATAPTTAAATAGETDNTLPPDPEQADPNLYQNLDFYGWLAANDSQPPTH from the coding sequence ATGAACACGTCAGACAGGCAATTCGAACAACGCGCCCGCGAGCTCTACCACGAGGCCGCGCGACGCATCGACCCCGCCACCGCCGGCCGCCTGCGCGCCGCGCGCCGCGAGGCGCTGGCCGCCACGCAGCAGGCGCACCCGCCGCACCATCTCGCACGCTGGCTGGTGCCGTCCGGCGCCTGCGCGGCGATCGCGCTGGCTGCCCTGCTGGTGTGGCCGTCCGCGCCGCGCCCGGTCGCCACGGCCCCGACCACCGCCGCCGCGACCGCCGGCGAAACCGACAACACGCTGCCGCCCGACCCCGAGCAGGCCGATCCCAACCTGTACCAGAACCTCGACTTCTACGGCTGGTTGGCCGCCAACGACAGCCAGCCCCCCACCCACTGA
- the wrbA gene encoding NAD(P)H:quinone oxidoreductase, translated as MNDILVLYYSRNGHTAQLARLLARGIEEVPGMRARLRQVPPVAPVTETAQPPVPDEGAPYVTRQDLVECSGLALGSPTRFGNMAAPLKHFLDGTGAEWASGALVGKPAALFTSTSTMHGGQESTLLTMALPLLHHGMLIVGIPYTEPALTATHSGGTPYGASHVAGAKGENAISEHERELARALGRRLADTARKLAAGA; from the coding sequence ATGAACGACATCCTGGTGCTCTACTACAGCCGCAACGGCCACACCGCGCAGTTGGCGCGACTGCTCGCCCGCGGCATCGAGGAAGTGCCGGGCATGCGCGCGCGCCTGCGCCAGGTGCCGCCGGTGGCGCCGGTCACCGAAACCGCGCAGCCGCCGGTGCCGGACGAGGGCGCGCCCTACGTAACGAGGCAGGATCTCGTCGAATGCAGCGGCCTCGCGCTGGGCAGCCCCACCCGCTTCGGCAACATGGCCGCGCCGCTCAAGCACTTCCTCGACGGCACCGGCGCCGAATGGGCCAGCGGCGCGCTGGTGGGCAAGCCCGCCGCGCTGTTCACCTCCACCAGCACCATGCACGGCGGCCAGGAATCCACCCTGCTGACGATGGCCTTGCCGCTGCTGCACCACGGCATGCTGATCGTGGGCATCCCGTACACCGAGCCCGCGCTCACCGCCACGCACAGCGGCGGCACGCCTTACGGCGCCAGCCACGTCGCCGGCGCCAAGGGCGAGAACGCGATCAGCGAGCACGAACGCGAACTGGCCCGCGCGCTGGGCCGCCGCCTTGCCGACACCGCCCGCAAGCTGGCCGCGGGCGCATGA
- a CDS encoding asparaginase domain-containing protein, giving the protein MQHLSIVTTGGTIDKIYFDDKSDYKIGAPQIGEILGQLGVAFQFDVIPILRKDSLHVTDEDRALIRSTIEAQPHRHVLVTHGTDTMVETAKVLAAIPGKVIVLTGALNPARFQGSDAVFNIGCAVAAVQTLPDGVYITMNGRVWDPAKVRKNRAENRFEEVRG; this is encoded by the coding sequence ATGCAGCATCTCTCCATCGTCACCACCGGCGGCACCATCGACAAGATCTACTTCGACGACAAGTCGGACTACAAGATCGGCGCGCCGCAGATCGGCGAGATCCTGGGCCAGCTCGGCGTGGCGTTCCAGTTCGACGTGATCCCGATCCTGCGCAAGGACAGCCTGCACGTCACCGACGAGGACCGCGCGCTGATCCGCTCCACCATCGAGGCGCAGCCGCACCGCCACGTGCTGGTGACCCACGGCACCGACACCATGGTGGAAACCGCCAAGGTGCTGGCCGCCATCCCCGGCAAGGTGATCGTGCTCACCGGCGCGCTCAATCCGGCGCGATTCCAAGGCTCCGACGCGGTGTTCAATATCGGCTGCGCGGTCGCCGCGGTGCAGACCCTGCCCGACGGCGTCTACATCACGATGAACGGCCGCGTGTGGGATCCGGCGAAGGTGCGCAAGAACCGCGCGGAGAATCGGTTTGAGGAAGTGCGGGGCTGA
- a CDS encoding DUF2069 domain-containing protein, with translation MSAADLPIEQKLGLAAWAALAALQLVWHGWLLPAQSVSVALVLAITLIPLLLPLAALRKPRRALLWVGILALFYFCHGVAEAWSAPAERALAIIEIVLTLLLIATLGAGVRRPRR, from the coding sequence ATGAGCGCCGCCGACCTGCCGATCGAGCAGAAACTCGGCCTCGCCGCCTGGGCCGCGCTCGCCGCGCTGCAACTCGTCTGGCACGGCTGGCTGCTGCCAGCGCAGAGCGTGTCCGTGGCGCTGGTGCTGGCGATCACGCTGATCCCGTTGTTGCTGCCGCTCGCCGCCCTGCGCAAGCCGCGCCGCGCCCTGCTCTGGGTCGGCATCCTTGCCCTGTTCTACTTCTGCCACGGCGTGGCCGAGGCCTGGAGCGCGCCGGCCGAACGCGCGCTGGCGATCATCGAGATCGTGCTGACCCTGCTGCTGATAGCCACGCTGGGTGCGGGCGTGCGACGCCCGCGCCGCTGA
- a CDS encoding NAD(P) transhydrogenase subunit alpha — protein sequence MLDGFLALYIFMLAAFTGHEIIARVPVILHTPLMSGSNFVHGIVLVGAMIALGHATTPFETGLGFLAVLLGAGNAAGGYVVTERMLEMFKPSAGKPGDKA from the coding sequence ATGCTCGACGGATTCCTGGCGCTGTACATCTTCATGCTGGCCGCGTTCACCGGCCACGAAATCATCGCGCGGGTGCCGGTGATCCTGCACACCCCGCTGATGTCCGGTTCCAACTTCGTTCACGGCATCGTGCTGGTGGGCGCCATGATAGCGCTGGGGCATGCCACCACGCCGTTCGAGACCGGCCTGGGCTTCCTCGCCGTGCTGCTGGGCGCGGGCAACGCCGCCGGCGGCTACGTGGTCACCGAGCGCATGCTGGAGATGTTCAAGCCCAGCGCCGGCAAGCCGGGAGACAAGGCATGA
- a CDS encoding NAD(P)(+) transhydrogenase (Re/Si-specific) subunit beta has translation MSWLPTLVKACYFLAALLFILGLKRMSSPRTARGGIVWAGVGMLVAVLATFALPDLHHRGLILAAVLIGVAAAWWSGRRVAMTAMPQMVALYNGMGGGAAAGIGAVELVAHVRRALPAVPDTSPLRPEAWALDALHQVPAVAPLSAVALLLGVLGALIGAVSFSGSLVAFAKLQGWMDRRFVFPGQRIVNLLVLLLALVHGAMLATGHLELPVIVAFFVLSLLFGLLMTLPIGGADMPVVISLYNAFTGLAVAFEGYVLGNEAMIIAGMVVGAAGTLLTQLMAKAMNRSLGNVLFGSFGAAAGGAAQEISGAQKPIEAADAAVMMAYAERVAIVPGYGMAVAQAQHKVWEFAKLLIERGVKVKFAIHPVAGRMPGHMNVLLAEAGVPYDLIEDMDDINPEFPNTDVVLVIGANDVVNPVAKTDPASPIYGMPILDVAAAKHVIVVKRGKGTGFAGIENALFYADNTRMLYGDGQAAAGQLVSELKSLDG, from the coding sequence ATGAGCTGGCTGCCCACCCTGGTCAAGGCCTGCTATTTCCTTGCCGCGCTGCTGTTCATCCTGGGCCTGAAACGCATGAGTTCGCCGCGCACCGCGCGCGGCGGCATCGTGTGGGCGGGCGTGGGCATGCTGGTGGCGGTGCTGGCCACCTTTGCGCTGCCGGACCTGCACCATCGCGGGCTGATCCTTGCGGCCGTGCTGATCGGCGTGGCCGCGGCCTGGTGGAGCGGCCGGCGCGTGGCGATGACCGCGATGCCGCAAATGGTGGCGCTGTACAACGGCATGGGCGGCGGCGCGGCGGCCGGCATCGGCGCGGTGGAGCTGGTGGCCCACGTGCGTCGCGCGCTGCCGGCGGTGCCGGATACCTCGCCGCTGCGCCCGGAAGCCTGGGCGCTGGACGCCTTGCACCAGGTTCCCGCGGTGGCGCCGTTGTCGGCGGTGGCGTTGTTGCTGGGCGTGCTCGGCGCGCTGATCGGCGCGGTGAGCTTCTCCGGCTCGCTGGTCGCGTTCGCCAAGCTGCAGGGCTGGATGGACAGGCGTTTCGTGTTCCCCGGCCAGCGCATCGTGAACCTGCTGGTGCTGCTGCTGGCGCTGGTGCACGGCGCGATGCTGGCGACGGGGCACCTCGAACTGCCGGTGATCGTGGCGTTCTTCGTGCTTTCGCTGCTGTTCGGCCTGCTGATGACCTTGCCCATCGGCGGCGCCGACATGCCGGTGGTGATCTCGCTGTACAACGCGTTCACCGGTCTCGCGGTGGCGTTCGAGGGCTACGTGCTGGGCAACGAGGCGATGATCATCGCCGGTATGGTGGTGGGCGCGGCCGGTACGTTGCTGACCCAGCTGATGGCCAAGGCGATGAACCGCTCGCTGGGCAACGTGCTGTTCGGCAGCTTCGGCGCGGCGGCGGGCGGCGCGGCGCAGGAAATTTCCGGTGCGCAGAAACCGATCGAGGCCGCCGACGCGGCGGTGATGATGGCCTATGCCGAGCGCGTGGCGATCGTGCCCGGCTACGGCATGGCGGTGGCGCAGGCCCAGCACAAGGTGTGGGAGTTCGCGAAACTCCTGATCGAACGCGGCGTGAAGGTGAAGTTCGCGATCCACCCGGTCGCCGGCCGCATGCCCGGCCACATGAACGTGCTGCTGGCCGAGGCCGGCGTGCCCTACGACCTGATCGAGGACATGGACGACATCAACCCCGAGTTCCCCAACACCGACGTGGTGCTGGTGATCGGCGCCAACGACGTGGTGAACCCGGTGGCCAAGACCGATCCCGCCTCGCCGATCTACGGCATGCCCATCCTCGACGTGGCGGCGGCGAAGCACGTCATCGTGGTCAAGCGCGGCAAGGGCACCGGCTTCGCCGGCATCGAGAACGCGCTGTTCTATGCCGACAACACGCGCATGCTGTACGGCGACGGCCAGGCCGCCGCCGGCCAACTGGTCAGCGAGCTCAAATCACTGGACGGCTGA
- the ppk2 gene encoding polyphosphate kinase 2 has product MGKRYRETLEELQVELTRLEQGLRSSGKRLLVIFEGRDAAGKGGAIKAITESLDTRGYRIVALPKPSETEATQWYFQRYVAHLPSAGEFALFDRSWYNRAVVEPAMGFCSRAQYKAFLDAVPAFEKLLVDDGIILVKYWLAVDQAEQEQRFAERADNPLKCWKLSPVDLAARRKYAEMGRLRDVMIERTHRDHAPWFVVDFNDQKRGRINLIRHLLQQLPMHEATVGPVQLPKLKGKPGREHVTDKALWVPDTF; this is encoded by the coding sequence ATGGGCAAGCGCTACCGCGAAACCCTGGAGGAACTCCAGGTCGAGCTGACCCGCCTGGAACAAGGGCTGCGCAGCAGCGGCAAGCGGCTGCTGGTGATCTTCGAGGGCCGCGACGCCGCCGGCAAGGGTGGCGCCATCAAGGCCATCACCGAGAGCCTGGACACCCGCGGCTACCGCATCGTGGCTCTGCCGAAGCCCAGCGAGACCGAAGCCACCCAGTGGTATTTCCAGCGCTACGTCGCCCACCTGCCGAGCGCCGGCGAGTTCGCGCTGTTCGACCGCAGCTGGTACAACCGCGCCGTGGTGGAGCCGGCGATGGGTTTCTGCAGCAGGGCGCAGTACAAGGCCTTTCTCGATGCGGTGCCAGCGTTCGAGAAGCTGCTCGTCGACGACGGCATCATCCTCGTCAAATACTGGCTGGCGGTCGATCAGGCCGAGCAGGAGCAGCGCTTCGCCGAACGCGCCGACAATCCGCTGAAATGCTGGAAGCTGTCGCCCGTGGACCTGGCCGCACGACGGAAATATGCGGAGATGGGCCGGCTGCGCGACGTGATGATCGAGCGCACGCACCGCGACCACGCGCCATGGTTCGTGGTCGACTTCAACGACCAGAAGCGTGGCCGGATCAACCTGATCCGGCATCTGCTGCAGCAGCTGCCGATGCACGAGGCAACGGTCGGCCCGGTGCAGTTGCCGAAACTCAAGGGCAAGCCCGGCCGCGAACATGTCACCGACAAGGCGCTGTGGGTACCCGATACGTTCTAG
- a CDS encoding cupin domain-containing protein, which translates to MSQPRELLKAADIEAMEAVASLHPLNPNALRLRKSLGDATGLTQFGFHRIELAPGRDSSEYHWHHHEEECVYVLAGHGQALIDEQAHAIGPGDFLGFARNGPAHVITNTGEAPLVLLVAGQRLEQDICDYPHRRKRLYVRGEQGDLVDFDAIVPD; encoded by the coding sequence ATGTCCCAGCCCCGCGAACTGCTGAAGGCCGCCGACATCGAGGCGATGGAAGCGGTGGCCAGCCTCCACCCACTGAATCCGAACGCGCTGCGCCTGCGCAAATCGCTGGGCGACGCCACCGGCCTCACCCAGTTCGGATTCCATCGCATCGAACTGGCGCCGGGCCGCGATTCCAGCGAATACCACTGGCACCACCACGAGGAAGAGTGCGTCTACGTGCTGGCCGGGCACGGACAGGCATTGATCGACGAGCAGGCCCACGCCATCGGCCCCGGCGACTTCCTCGGCTTCGCGCGCAACGGCCCCGCCCACGTGATCACGAACACCGGCGAAGCCCCGCTGGTGCTGCTGGTCGCCGGCCAGCGGCTCGAGCAAGACATCTGCGACTACCCGCACCGCCGCAAACGCCTGTACGTGCGCGGCGAACAGGGCGACCTGGTGGACTTCGACGCGATCGTGCCGGATTGA
- a CDS encoding LuxR C-terminal-related transcriptional regulator — translation MFSSDLLPDTGQTSHTVRLTPRERETLRGLLSGRPPQAVAVDPGISDKTLYRHRANLMEKPGVRTHGDLARIVRERGLLMELGADPVVTQ, via the coding sequence GTGTTCAGCAGCGACTTGCTGCCCGACACCGGGCAGACATCGCACACTGTCCGCCTGACACCGCGCGAGCGCGAAACCTTGCGCGGCTTGCTCTCCGGCCGCCCTCCCCAAGCCGTCGCTGTCGATCCCGGCATCAGCGACAAGACGTTGTACCGCCATCGCGCCAACCTGATGGAAAAGCCCGGCGTCCGTACCCATGGCGATTTGGCGCGCATCGTCCGTGAACGCGGCCTGCTGATGGAGCTCGGAGCAGACCCGGTGGTTACGCAGTGA
- a CDS encoding acyl-CoA dehydrogenase family protein, translating to MGFLQTAPQLPHPWRSERLLHALLDRVLPATRRTALEADLDALGDYALMAWQRAAVSTRRKPVLTQWDAWGRRVDRIELTTAWQEGPHITTRHAVLAAGHEHHEHARLEEFTRVYLYHVASEFYTCPLAMTDGAATALKASGNHALIERTLPHFLSRDAATFWLSGQWMTETHGGSDVGHTETVARQDADGQWRLHGRKWFSSAVVGEAALALARPEGAGHGSGALALFYVETMDGAQRKPELMIDRLKDKLGTQELPTAEIHLDGLPAWPLGELANGVRQVAPMLNVTRTWNAVCAVASMARAIALARDYAERRQAFGRPLVEQPLHAQTLADMQAEFEGAFALAFEVAQLLGRVEHGSAAPHEAALLRLLTPLAKLWTGKLAVRLCSEALECFGGQGYIEDTGLPQLLRDAQVYAIWEGTTNVLSLDALRALAGDGPGALRTAVAAWLQGGDPHAAFAIDAALDAAASHLDAPSTDRATLEAGARGLALTLARSAAAALLARQAAWAQARGDARPAAALRRFLGHGLLRLADIDMDDTGLLLG from the coding sequence ATGGGATTCCTGCAAACCGCACCGCAACTGCCGCATCCCTGGCGCAGCGAACGCCTGCTGCACGCATTGCTCGACCGTGTGCTGCCCGCCACGCGCCGCACCGCGCTGGAGGCCGATCTCGACGCGCTGGGCGACTACGCACTGATGGCGTGGCAGCGCGCCGCCGTCAGCACGCGGCGCAAGCCGGTACTCACGCAGTGGGATGCCTGGGGCCGGCGCGTCGATCGCATCGAACTGACCACGGCGTGGCAGGAGGGGCCGCACATCACCACGCGACACGCGGTGCTCGCTGCGGGCCACGAGCACCACGAACACGCGCGGCTGGAGGAATTCACGCGCGTCTACCTCTACCACGTGGCCAGCGAGTTCTACACCTGCCCGCTGGCAATGACCGACGGCGCGGCGACGGCGCTGAAGGCTTCCGGCAACCACGCGCTGATCGAACGCACGCTGCCGCATTTCCTCAGCCGCGACGCGGCCACGTTCTGGCTCAGCGGCCAATGGATGACCGAGACGCACGGCGGCTCGGACGTGGGCCATACCGAAACCGTGGCGCGCCAGGATGCCGACGGCCAGTGGCGGCTGCACGGTCGCAAGTGGTTCAGCTCGGCGGTGGTGGGCGAGGCCGCGCTGGCGCTGGCGCGACCCGAGGGTGCAGGCCACGGTTCCGGCGCGCTGGCGCTGTTCTACGTGGAGACCATGGACGGAGCGCAGCGCAAGCCGGAACTGATGATCGACCGCCTCAAGGACAAGCTGGGCACGCAGGAACTGCCCACCGCCGAGATCCACCTCGACGGCCTGCCCGCCTGGCCGCTGGGCGAGTTGGCCAACGGCGTGCGCCAGGTAGCGCCGATGCTCAACGTCACCCGTACGTGGAACGCGGTCTGCGCCGTCGCCAGCATGGCGCGGGCGATCGCGCTGGCCCGCGACTATGCCGAACGACGCCAGGCCTTCGGCCGCCCGCTGGTCGAACAACCGCTGCACGCACAGACGCTGGCGGACATGCAGGCCGAGTTCGAGGGCGCGTTCGCGCTGGCCTTCGAGGTGGCGCAGTTGCTGGGCCGCGTGGAGCACGGCAGCGCGGCACCGCACGAGGCCGCGCTGCTGCGCCTGCTCACGCCGCTGGCGAAGCTGTGGACAGGCAAGCTGGCGGTGCGCCTCTGTTCCGAGGCACTGGAGTGCTTCGGCGGCCAAGGCTACATCGAGGACACCGGCCTGCCCCAGCTGCTGCGCGACGCGCAGGTGTACGCGATCTGGGAAGGCACCACGAATGTGCTTTCGCTGGATGCGCTGCGTGCGCTGGCCGGCGACGGGCCGGGCGCGTTGCGCACCGCCGTCGCCGCGTGGCTGCAGGGCGGCGACCCGCACGCGGCATTCGCGATCGACGCCGCGCTGGACGCCGCCGCCAGCCACCTCGATGCGCCATCCACGGATCGCGCCACGCTGGAAGCCGGCGCGCGCGGGCTGGCGCTCACGCTCGCGCGCAGCGCAGCGGCGGCGTTGCTGGCGCGGCAAGCGGCATGGGCGCAGGCGCGAGGCGATGCGCGACCCGCGGCGGCGCTGCGCCGCTTCCTCGGCCACGGCCTGCTGCGGCTGGCCGACATCGACATGGATGACACGGGCTTGCTGCTGGGTTGA
- a CDS encoding acylphosphatase — protein MPTAHFLVSGRVQGVCYRAGTREQALALGLTGHARNLPDGRVEVLAAGAAAALDALERWLWQGPPAARVDAVERMELPEQATSGFHIG, from the coding sequence ATGCCGACGGCGCACTTCCTCGTCAGCGGCCGGGTGCAGGGGGTGTGCTACCGCGCCGGCACCCGCGAACAGGCGCTGGCGCTGGGCCTCACCGGCCATGCGAGGAACCTGCCGGACGGCCGCGTCGAAGTGCTCGCTGCGGGCGCGGCCGCAGCGCTCGATGCGCTGGAGCGCTGGTTGTGGCAGGGACCGCCGGCCGCGCGGGTGGACGCGGTCGAACGCATGGAGTTGCCCGAGCAGGCGACCAGCGGTTTCCACATCGGCTAG
- a CDS encoding YihY family inner membrane protein — translation MQLRFDRDRLHSFGRFLWQRFVDDKCFETAGALSYTTLVSLVPLTVALLTMFAAFPMFETARETLLNFMFNNFVPAAGEKVQEALLAFATNARKLTGISILVMLFSAITMMVSIEDRLNRIWRVRQPRGWGPRLLLYWAAITLGPILVMGGIALTSYVTAVPMIQAATGQLVSVGQRLLGLLPFVVTFVTLWLMYLLIPNCRVSRRNAAIGALLGALLFEIARWGFARFVQHAQSYQDIYGALAVIPIFLLWIYLSWIIVILGASIAASVTAFDYQPPAEMLPEGSEFLGLLVVLRHFVEAQRRGDSVDPALIRAGEPRLCSALVAAYFDDLVRADLIQRSDAGGWLLSRSLDSADLLRVYRHSHYRLPLQPAQEATALDLQLPPELLAMLAELAAALRATLGAPLDHAFPAASAAINPSEHSA, via the coding sequence ATGCAACTGCGCTTCGACCGCGACCGTTTGCACAGTTTCGGCCGCTTCCTGTGGCAGCGCTTCGTCGACGACAAGTGCTTCGAGACCGCGGGCGCGCTGTCTTACACCACTCTGGTGTCGCTGGTGCCGCTGACGGTGGCGCTGCTGACGATGTTCGCGGCGTTCCCGATGTTCGAGACCGCACGCGAGACCCTGCTCAACTTCATGTTCAACAACTTCGTGCCGGCGGCGGGCGAGAAGGTGCAGGAGGCGCTGCTGGCGTTCGCCACGAATGCGCGCAAGCTCACCGGCATCAGCATCCTGGTGATGCTGTTCAGCGCGATCACGATGATGGTGAGCATCGAGGATCGGCTGAACAGGATCTGGCGCGTGCGCCAGCCGCGCGGCTGGGGGCCGCGGCTGCTGCTGTACTGGGCCGCCATCACGCTGGGGCCGATCCTGGTGATGGGTGGCATCGCGCTCACCTCCTACGTCACCGCGGTGCCGATGATCCAGGCCGCGACGGGCCAGCTGGTGAGCGTGGGCCAGCGCCTGCTCGGCCTGCTGCCGTTCGTGGTGACCTTCGTCACGCTGTGGTTGATGTACCTGCTGATCCCGAACTGCCGGGTGTCGCGGCGCAACGCGGCGATCGGCGCGCTGCTGGGCGCGCTGCTGTTCGAGATCGCGCGCTGGGGCTTCGCCCGCTTCGTGCAGCACGCGCAGAGCTACCAGGACATCTACGGCGCGCTGGCGGTGATCCCGATCTTCCTGCTGTGGATCTACCTGTCGTGGATCATCGTGATCCTCGGCGCCTCGATCGCCGCCTCGGTGACGGCGTTCGACTACCAGCCGCCGGCGGAGATGTTGCCGGAGGGTTCGGAATTCCTCGGCCTGCTGGTGGTGTTGCGCCACTTCGTCGAGGCGCAACGGCGCGGCGACAGCGTGGACCCTGCGCTGATCCGCGCCGGCGAGCCGCGACTGTGCAGCGCGCTGGTAGCGGCGTACTTCGATGACCTCGTGCGCGCCGACCTGATCCAGCGCAGCGACGCCGGCGGCTGGCTGCTCAGCCGCAGCCTGGACAGTGCCGACCTGCTGCGCGTGTACCGGCACAGTCACTATCGCCTGCCGCTGCAGCCGGCACAGGAGGCGACGGCGCTGGACCTGCAGCTGCCGCCGGAACTTCTGGCGATGCTGGCCGAGCTGGCCGCGGCCTTGCGCGCGACGCTGGGCGCGCCGCTCGATCACGCCTTTCCGGCCGCGTCCGCGGCCATCAATCCATCGGAGCATTCCGCATGA
- a CDS encoding RNA polymerase sigma factor, translating to MNSLAGTLDAELLAATAQETPATLDAFLAQVERRAFRVAELNLRQREDAMDAVQDAMLRLVKHYRDKPAAEWAPLFWGILRRRIVDLQRRRKVRSIVVGWLGGGRDDEGDELPSWEPADHGPGPLDRLQDAQSWGDLSAALRELPQRQREAFMLRMLEGLDVAETARAMGCSEGSVKTHLSRAMQKLREQLEDWR from the coding sequence GTGAACAGCCTCGCCGGCACACTCGATGCCGAACTGCTGGCCGCGACCGCGCAGGAGACCCCGGCCACCCTCGACGCCTTCCTGGCGCAGGTGGAGCGGCGCGCCTTCCGCGTGGCCGAACTGAACCTGCGCCAGCGTGAGGACGCGATGGACGCGGTGCAGGACGCCATGCTGCGGCTGGTCAAGCACTATCGCGACAAGCCGGCCGCCGAATGGGCGCCGCTGTTCTGGGGCATCCTGCGCCGGCGCATCGTCGACCTGCAGCGCCGCCGCAAGGTGCGCTCGATCGTGGTGGGCTGGCTGGGCGGCGGCCGCGACGACGAGGGCGACGAGCTGCCCAGCTGGGAACCGGCCGACCACGGCCCGGGCCCGCTGGACCGGCTGCAGGACGCGCAGTCCTGGGGCGACCTCAGCGCCGCGCTGCGCGAACTGCCGCAGCGCCAGCGCGAGGCCTTCATGCTGCGCATGCTGGAAGGCCTGGACGTGGCCGAGACCGCGCGGGCCATGGGCTGCTCCGAAGGCAGTGTGAAAACGCATCTGTCGCGCGCCATGCAGAAGCTGCGCGAGCAACTGGAGGACTGGCGATGA
- the sufT gene encoding putative Fe-S cluster assembly protein SufT, which translates to MSGFSLSSEPFTLLRDCDAVMVPQGETVRLPAGQIGYITQALGGSFTVYVDGNLFRIAGDDAEALGKEKPAPIEVPADATDADVEKLAWDQLRTVFDPEIPVNVVELGLVYDLSLEQRDDGQRKVYVKLTLTAPGCGMGDILVDDARTKLEMIPTIAEADIDLVFDPPWNHSMMSDAAKLETGML; encoded by the coding sequence ATGAGCGGTTTCAGTCTGAGCAGCGAACCCTTCACCCTGTTGCGCGACTGCGATGCGGTGATGGTGCCGCAGGGCGAGACGGTGCGTCTGCCCGCCGGCCAGATCGGCTACATCACCCAGGCGCTGGGCGGCAGCTTCACCGTGTACGTGGACGGCAACCTGTTCCGCATCGCAGGCGACGATGCCGAGGCGCTGGGCAAGGAGAAGCCGGCGCCGATCGAGGTGCCGGCGGATGCCACCGACGCCGACGTGGAGAAGCTGGCCTGGGACCAGCTGCGCACCGTGTTCGACCCCGAGATCCCGGTGAACGTGGTCGAGCTGGGCCTGGTCTACGACCTCAGCCTCGAACAGCGCGACGACGGCCAGCGCAAGGTCTACGTCAAGCTCACGCTCACCGCGCCCGGCTGCGGCATGGGCGACATCCTGGTGGACGACGCCCGCACCAAGCTGGAGATGATCCCCACCATCGCCGAGGCCGATATCGACCTCGTGTTCGATCCGCCGTGGAACCACTCGATGATGTCGGATGCGGCGAAGCTGGAAACGGGGATGCTGTGA
- a CDS encoding TlpA family protein disulfide reductase: MNKYAWLAALLLPFALLATARAAMPAHPALHVTTLDGKPYDLAAERGHWVIVNFWATWCVPCVKEMPELSHYVATHKEVRAIGLAYEDSEPADIKAFLAKHPVAYPVAQVTLDKPVKDFDEPRGLPTTYLIAPDGTLATHFIGPIDAAKLDAAIAKGKR, translated from the coding sequence ATGAACAAGTACGCCTGGCTCGCCGCACTGCTGTTGCCGTTTGCCCTGTTGGCCACGGCGCGGGCTGCGATGCCCGCGCATCCCGCGCTTCACGTCACCACGCTGGACGGCAAGCCGTACGACCTCGCCGCCGAGCGCGGGCACTGGGTGATCGTGAACTTCTGGGCCACCTGGTGCGTGCCGTGCGTCAAGGAGATGCCCGAGCTCTCGCACTACGTGGCCACGCACAAGGAGGTGCGCGCGATCGGCCTGGCCTACGAGGACAGCGAGCCGGCCGACATCAAGGCCTTCCTCGCCAAGCATCCGGTGGCGTACCCGGTCGCCCAGGTCACGCTGGACAAGCCGGTGAAGGATTTCGACGAGCCGCGCGGCCTGCCCACCACGTACCTGATCGCGCCCGACGGCACGCTGGCGACGCACTTCATCGGTCCGATCGACGCCGCGAAACTCGACGCGGCGATAGCCAAGGGCAAGCGCTGA